The genomic window ttctgttaaaataaaaagatattttttataacagCAGAATTTTTATAACATTGATTATGGATTGATTATTCAGTATTTAAATACAgtatcaaatacattttacctTTACGTTTTGTTATAGTGACATGAACAGGATTCAGTGCCTCTCCTACAGAGCAGAAGTACCATCCAGAATCATTCAGTCTCAGTCCAGTCATCAGCACAGTGAAGGATCTTCTCCCATCATCACTGATCTGGACTGATGAATTCTGGGATGTGTCAGTCCTCCCCACTGTGTAACAGCTCTGATCTTTATATCTGCACCACTGTTTGAGTTTATTCTGATATCCAGAACTGTAGAGACACTGAACACTGATATCACCACCTTCATGTCCAGATACACTGCTGCTCACCACAGACACATCAGgatctgaacacacacacacacacacacaccagtcaAGACATTATAAGATACATATGTGTGAAGTCAGGAAATTTGACATTAGAATGAGATTAAACAACTGCAAAATATCTTACCAGATTGAATCTTGAGATAAGCctcaaataatgtatttatcGGTGGTTGTTCTCCAGTCTCcacaacacaataataaaatccagtgtgtttgttctgcaggTTTCTCATAGTCACAGTAAAGAGACTCTGATCAGGATGATCAATTACTGACAGTTTCTCCTCTGTTGTGTTTATGAATGTATTCTTTTTATCAATTTCTGAGAACCAGTATTTCTTCTGCTGTGTGTATTTCCTGTCATAATGACATGGGATGGTGACAGATCCTCCAGTCTGAATAGTTAATGTACATTTTGACCAACTGCTGTAGCATTCAACACctaaacaaacaacacacaaacCGTTATCATGTCCAGCATTAtcaaataatttcttaatttgttcagtcttcacataaaacacattaaaaatagcattaacaccataaaatgtcatttcaaaATGATCAACAGGAACCACAGCAATATTAAACACTCTTACCTAAACAGAGCCAAAACCCAACTGAAATGTAGAATATCTTTGCTTTCATGTATGAGACCATTGCGTTTACTCTTGCTTATATTTCCTGTATGAGTTTTTCACTGCAGTACAGTGGTACAATTGGTCAATTTCCATTTTCTATTCTTATATTATCTTAGATGTTGGAGGAAATGATCTTAGATGTCATACGCTTTTGGCTTAAGGGTGTAGACCACacatattcataaaataaagtgcaattcAAGATTTCTTTCATTGTTTGATGGGTGTTCAGTTATCAAAAGTATTAAAGTTAAGTATTAGTTAATGCCTCAGGTATCATGATCTAAGAATGAACGCTACTATTATCTACATGtaggttaatgttaatttctatatgtgacccttgaccacaaaaccagtcttaagtcgctggggtatatttgtagcaatagccaaaaagacactgtatgggtcaaaattattgatttttcttttatggcaaaaatcattagaatattaagtaaagatcatgttccattaagatattttgtaaaattcctactgtaaatgtatgaaaacgtaatttttgattagtaatatacattgttaagaacattatttgaagaactttaaaggtgattttctcaatatttcgatttttttgcaccctcagattcctgatttttaaataattgtatctcggccaaatattgtcctataataacaaaccatacatcaatgaattcttattcagctttcatatgaggtataaatctcaattttgaaaaaatgacccttacgttttgtgatccagggtcacatatatactaATACACAGCatgtataaattaacattaaagttGTTACACTGCCACATAAGGGACGTTTTAACTGCTCTGCATGTAACAGTATGTTCTCGTATCAGAGTTTTAAATGGTTTTGCATGTTTTCCTGTTCATTTTAACTCTTCTTAAAATGGTGtgtttgtcttttaaaaaaaatgggacTCTATCTGTCATGTGACAAACAGTTGGCAGGAAGTAGGAAGTGGACTCTCACTGGCAAGGTATAAAAGGAGCAGCATGACTGAATAGCAAGGGGCTGATACTTGAATCAGACTTGGGTTGATGGCATTTACTGCCTGGATTGTGAAGTACTTTTAATGAACGTTTACTCTTCCAAGGACTAACGCTTGCGCTTTAGATTCATACACGGGTGAACACATTGGACTATCGTCACATGGAGTTTCCTCAAGACAGTTTTATGGTAAAGAACCAGCAGACTTTAAACTTTTAACAGTCCAAGGACTCTTTGTATATGTTGTGTTGCTTCAGCTCAGtgtcatttgtttgtaaaaatattttttttttattgtatatctGCTGTTTTATCGTCTTCCTTGTTTACACCCAGCATACAAATACTAAAAACAGTTCCCCTTTTAATTGTGTTTGCTCTGCCAGTAGGACTGAGTGTTACAAtgtattacaaacaaacataaattaacaataaacagTACATTTACACTCTCAGAAAAGTATAAAGCTGTTACTGGGTCGGTAACCTTAGGTACAAAAGTCTAAAAgttacatctttgtaccttatttgtgaccctaaaccacaaaaccagtcataagtcgcacacaaatatttgtagcaatagccaacaatacattgtatgggtcaaaattatcgatttttcttttatgccaaaaatcattaggatattaggtaaagatcatgttccatgaagatattttgtaatcagtatcaaaacttaatttttgattattatatgcattgctaagaacttcatatggacaactttaaaggtgattttgtcagtatttttattcagattacagattttcaaatagttgtatctcagccacaTATTGTCCTAAGCCAAcaatccatacatcaatggaaaacttatttattcagcactTACATTAAAGGATTCAAAGGATACCACCTCAGCGACAGTTTTGTACCTTATTTTTGAGTATGTACACATTAAGATAAACATACAATaataagagtaaaaaaaaaaaaaaaaaaaaaaaaaaaatgttcattttaagttGATCACACTTGCagtaatgcattaactaataataatgaagTCACAGTCCATAAACTTAAAAAcctatttgttttatatttttatgctaaGTAACAATTTATCTATGCTAATTCACTTATTGATGCTACACAACCTCATTTAGCTTGCAGACCTAGAATGCAAAAAGAGATATGGGTGATCAAATGATAATTTAACATCCAACCAGGAACTAATGAGCATAAAAGGACAATAGGAAAATTCTCCAAATACTGACATTTCATCAGTACTACAATCCTTACACAGAGACTGATTAGTAGAAATGAGTGAAAAGAGTACaatttgagagagagagaaaatacagcATCTCAAGTATAGAGGCAAATAGGTCTTTTTCAGTTTGGTTCTGCGAAAAGTCTCAGAAGATTCACATATTCACATGTTCATACTGTGATCTGTAATCAGTGGTTTTATGGTGTCTCACCACActatttaaattattctatCTGCATCTGCGTTTATCATCACAGTAACTGATTTCAGATAACCCTACCTCTAAACAGCTTTTGAATATAAACTGAactgtgattggttgctttacagATCACTCAGATGGTCACCGCCAATCAAGTATATGAAAAATGCAAATCTCATGAGAATTTAGTAGAatctctgtttttctttttgatatatatacacTCAAATGTCTTTTAGGAACAGCCTTTGATCTCTAATTCTGTGACAGACAGAAATGCTCCTCTGTGTGCCTCCTGAAAGACGGAATATGTAGAAAGATATGACAACAGCACAAAGATGTAAATATGAGTGTTTAACATGTCACATAATGTAGATTTAGGATCCACTGTAAAACAGAttgttaaaggaacactccacttttttttgaaaataagctcattttccaacttccATAGAGTTGAACAGTTGggttttaccgtttttgaatccattcagccaatctccgggttagaccgttagcatctcgctcaaaaatgaccaaagagttttgatatttttcctgtttaaaacttgactcttctgtagttacattgtgtagtAAAACTGACGGAAAATAagaagttgcgattttctaggccgatatagctaggaactatac from Labeo rohita strain BAU-BD-2019 unplaced genomic scaffold, IGBB_LRoh.1.0 scaffold_1326, whole genome shotgun sequence includes these protein-coding regions:
- the LOC127158074 gene encoding polymeric immunoglobulin receptor-like encodes the protein MVSYMKAKIFYISVGFWLCLGVECYSSWSKCTLTIQTGGSVTIPCHYDRKYTQQKKYWFSEIDKKNTFINTTEEKLSVIDHPDQSLFTVTMRNLQNKHTGFYYCVVETGEQPPINTLFEAYLKIQSDPDVSVVSSSVSGHEGGDISVQCLYSSGYQNKLKQWCRYKDQSCYTVGRTDTSQNSSVQISDDGRRSFTVLMTGLRLNDSGWYFCSVGEALNPVHVTITKRKESVSADTGAEKDKRNMESFCLSQTRGDFTTST